In one Canis lupus dingo isolate Sandy chromosome 16, ASM325472v2, whole genome shotgun sequence genomic region, the following are encoded:
- the INTS10 gene encoding integrator complex subunit 10 isoform X5: protein MLGPGALRNQYEMYTIERNAERTATAGRLLYDMFVNFPDQPVVWREISIITSALRNDSQDKQTQFLRSLFETLPGRVQCEMLLKVTEQCFNTLERSEMLLLLLRRFPETVVQHGVGLGEALLEAETIEEQESPVNCFRKLFVCDVLPLIINNHDVRLPANLLYKYLNKAAEFYINYVTRSTQIESQHQGTQEASDLMSPSKRSSQKYIIEGLTEKSSQIVDPWERLFKILNVVGMRCEWQMDKGRRSYGDILHRMKDLCRYMNNFDNEAHAKYKNQVVYSTMLVFFKNAFQYVNSIQPSLFQGPNAPSQVPLVLLEDVSNVYGDVEIDRNKHIHKKRKLAEGREKTMQSSDDEDCSAKGRNRHIIVNKAELANSIEVLDSFKLARESWELLYSLEFLDKEFTRICLAWKTDTWLWLRIFLTDMIIYQGQYKKAIASLHHLAALQGSLPQPQITGQGTLEHQRALIQLATCHFALGEYRMTCEKVLDLMCYMVLPIQDGSKSQEEPSKIKPKFRKGSDLKLLPCTSKAIMPYCLHLMLACFKLRAFTDSRDDMALGHVIVLLQQEWPRGENLFLKAVNKICQQGNFQYENFFNYVTNIDMLEEFAYLRTQEGGKIHLELLPNQGMLIKPSSPPMGLLQQEFLPVLQPSIQTADRHHTVTRGITKGVKEDFRLAMERQVSRCGENLMVVLHRFCINEKILLLQTLA, encoded by the exons ATGCTAGGCCCCGGGGCCCTGCGTAACCAG TACGAGATGTACACCATCGAGCGGAACGCCGAGAGGACTGCCACCGCCGGGAGATTGCTCTACGACAT gtttGTGAATTTCCCTGACCAGCCAGTGGTATGGAGAGAAATCAGCATTATTACATCAGCACTGAGGAACGATTCACAGGATAAACAAACCCAATTTTTAAGAA GTTTATTTGAAACTCTCCCTGGTCGAGTCCAGTGCGAAATGTTACTAAAGGTTACGGAACAATGCTTCAACACATTGGAACGATCAGAAATGTTGCTTCTACTTTTGAGACGCTTCCCTGAAACAGTGGTGCAGCATGGG GTGGGCCTTGGGGAAGCATTATTAGAGGCTGAAACTATTGAAGAACAAGAATCTCCTGTTAACtgctttagaaaattatttg TTTGTGATGTCCTTCCTCTAATAATTAACAACCATGATGTTCGATTGCCTGCCAATTTATTGTATAAGTACTTAAACAAAGCAGCTGAATTTTATATCAATTATGTCACTAGGTCTACTCAAATAGAGAGTCAGCATCAAG GTACCCAGGAAGCATCTGATTTAATGTCACCTAGCAAACGGAGCTCTCAGAAGTATATAATAGAAGGGCTGACTGAAAAATCGTCCCAGATTGTGGACCCTTGGGAGaggttgtttaagattttaaatgttgTTGGAATGCGATGTGAATGGCAGATGGACAAAGGAAGACG AAGCTATGGTGATATTTTACACAGAATGAAGGATCTCTGCAGATACATGAACAATTTTGATAACGAAGCTCATGCAAAGTATAAAAACCAAGTGGTTTATTCCACTATGTTGGTCTTCTTTAAGAATGCATTCCAGTATGTCAACAGCATACAACCATCTCTATTCCAAG GTCCTAATGCCCCAAGCCAAGTGCCACTGGTTCTTCTTGAGGATGTGTCAAATGTGTATGGTGATGTAGAAATTGATCGTaacaaacatatacataaaaagaggaaactagctgagggaagagagaaaaccaTG CAGAGTTCAGACGACGAAGACTGTTCGGCAAAAGGCAGGAATCGTCACATCATAGTCAATAAAGCTGAGCTTGCTAACTCCATCGAAGTGCTGGATAGCTTTAAGCTAGCCAGGGAGAGCTGGGAGTTGCTCTACTCCCTGGAATTCCTTGACAAGG AATTTACAAGAATTTGTTTGGCATGGAAGACAGATACTTGGCTTTGGTTAAGAATCTTCCTCACCGATATGATCATCTATCAG GGTCAATATAAAAAAGCAATAGCCAGCCTGCATCATTTAGCAGCTCTCCAGGGATCACTTCCTCAGCCACAGATCACAGGACAGGGAACACTGGAGCATCAGAGGGCACTCATCCAGCTAGCAACTTGCCACTTTGCTCTAGGGGAGTACAGA ATGACATGTGAAAAAGTCCTTGATTTGATGTGCTACATGGTACTCCCCATTCAAGATGGAAGCAAATCACAAGAAGAACCCTCAAAAATAAAGCCCAAATTTAGAAAAG GTTCAGATCTGAAGCTGCTGCCTTGTACCAGCAAGGCTATCATGCCGTACTGCCTGCACTTAATGCTGGCTTGTTTTAAG CTCCGAGCTTTCACAGACAGCAGGGACGACATGGCCCTGGGGCATGTGATTGTCTTGCTTCAGCAAGAGTGGCCGCGGGGAGAGAATCTTTTCTTGAAAGCCGTCAATAAGATTTGCCAACAAGGAAATTTTCAATATGAGAATTTTTTCAATTATGTTACAA ATATCGATATGCTGGAGGAATTCGCCTACTTAAGAACTCAGGAAGGTGGGAAAATTCATCTGGAATTGCTACCCAATCAAGGAATGCTGATCAA GCCTTCTAGCCCTCCCATGGGGTTACTGCAGCAGGAATTCTTACCTGTGCTTCAGCCCAGCATACAGACTGCTGACAG